In Gallus gallus isolate bGalGal1 chromosome Z, bGalGal1.mat.broiler.GRCg7b, whole genome shotgun sequence, one DNA window encodes the following:
- the NOL6 gene encoding nucleolar protein 6 isoform X1 — protein MAGFKEPAEAAEAEEMEQGLHTPAPGATRGKKRKVAAPVPAPALQPVKLSRAELYKPPTNEELNQLKETEDLFHSSLLRLQIEELLKEVTLKETKKKKIDAFLHEINRLLSAIPETPETDITDQTWLPKDVKVPFLQVPFNVKGKFRFLPPDELSVVGSYLLGTCVKPEINVDVVVTMPREIFQDKDNLNQRYHRKRALYLAHIAQHLSKENLFGSVKFAYMNSNHLKPILLLRPQGKDEKLVTVRLHACPAPNFFKPSRFYPSKNNVRTAWFLEQSTPKEGAPEPATPHYNNSILCDTVLLSHLHFLSSVSTDFPGMKDGLALLKVWLNQRQLSKGLGCFSGFLVSMLVAYLVMKRKIVKVMSGYQVLRNVLQFLATTDLSMTGISLAKETDACLPTLDDFHHAFEVVFVDPSGLVNLCADMTASKYHQVQFEAKCSMEILDDRMVDGFQALLMTSKPMLRTFDHVFHLKHVSKLQSACKKMQLLNELMDRGGNYVAAALPFIVSLLTRGLARRALLVAHSLPNTPEWPIDTEPPKHKDVGSLMFGILFVPDFAASTLEKGPQADRPEAADFRTFWGEKSELRRFQDGSICEAVVWEASTICQKRLIPEQIVRHLLKLHADIPESSICYTGALLESVIKNGKEALGTGEEDMVSVVCSYDDLSRKLWNLEGLPLTVTAVQGVHPALRYTDVFPPIPMKPIYSFHKQVKTRHLLLPSEEKPCPAYITPLKMICHMEGSGQWPQDKEAIKRIKAAFHLQLAELLQQQHQLICRPAVTHTDVYKDGYVFRLQVAYHREPLILKEVVTPEGMLKYQDTEESQRLELETLHQPYLTSSLHGLQQQHPVFGSTCRLAKRWISAQLLSDSISEECVDLLVASLFLHPAPFMPPSSPQVGFLRFLNLLATYDWRNNPLIVNLNAGLTDVDCTEIKNKFVAARSRLPVMFIATPKDKWNSIWTQERPSAQILQRLLVLASESVRALEEQLMDPLSSQDVKIVFRPPLDLYDVLIHLNANQIPRHLERVDRPVKSFSRGVVKNSAGVRILFPVVDYDPVQCYLQDLREAFSDLALFFYDKHGGEVIAVLWKPSSFQPQPFKVANMKGRTVTTLNNELVCVPNIEAILEDFEVLGEGLVKRVEARTEKWTV, from the exons ATGGCG ggCTTTAAGGAGCCAGCAGAAGCGGCGGAGGCCGAGGAGATGGAGCAGGGCTTGCACACCCCCGCGCCCGGCGCGACACGAGGCAAGAAGAGGAAGGTGGCGGCCCCAGTCCCGGCCCCAGCGCTGCAGCCGGTGAAACTGAGCCGGGCCGAACTGTACAAGCCTCCCACCAACGAGGAGCTGAACCAGCTGAAGGAGACGGAGGACCTTTTCCACTCCAGCCTGCTCCGCCTGCAG ATTGAAGAACTTCTAAAGGAGGTGACACTGAAGGagacaaagaagaagaagattGATGCTTTCCTCCATGAAATTAACCGCTTGTTGAGCGCCATCCCAGAGACTCCAGAAACTGAT ATCACTGACCAGACCTGGCTTCCCAAGGATGTGAAGGTGCCATTCCTGCAGGTGCCTTTTAATGTGAAGGGGAAGTTCCGCTTCCTTCCCCCAGATGAGCTGAGTGTGGTGGGCAGCTACCTGCTGGGCACCTGCGTTAAGCCGGAGATCAATGTGGATGTGGTGGTGACCATGCCACGG GAAATCTTCCAGGACAAAGACAACCTGAATCAGCGCTACCACCGCAAGAGAGCTCTATATCTGGCCCACATTGCCCAGCATTTATCAAAGGAGAATCTCTTTGGCAGCGTGAAGTTTGCCTACATGAACAGCAACCACCTCAAGCCCATTCTGCTCCTGAGGCCTCAAG GCAAGGATGAAAAGCTGGTTACTGTTCGACTTCATGCCTGTCCTGCCCCGAATTTCTTCAAGCCAAGCCGCTTTTATCCTAGCAAGAACAATGTCCGGACAGCCTGGTTCCTGGAGCAGAGCACACCCAAAGAAG GAGCTCCTGAGCCTGCCACCCCACACTACAACAACTCCATTCTCTGTGACACGGTGCTGCTGTCCCACCTGCACTTCTTGTCTAGCGTGTCCACTGACTTTCCAGGCATGAAGGATGGCCTGGCTCTTCTCAAAGTTTGGCTGAACCAGAGGCAGCTCAGCAAG GGCTTGGGATGCTTCAGTGGCTTTTTGGTCTCCATGCTTGTTGCCTACCTGGTGATGAAACGCAAGATTGTCAAGGTGATGAGTGGGTACCAGGTGCTGAGAAATGTCCTTCAGTTCCTAG CTACCACTGACCTGAGTATGACAGGGATCAGCCTTGCAAAGGAGACAGATGCCTGCCTG CCTACCCTGGATGACTTCCACCATGCATTTGAAGTGGTCTTTGTGGATCCCTCTGGACTGGTGAATCTCTGTGCGGATATGACTGCCAGCAAATATCACCAG GTTCAGTTTGAAGCCAAATGCTCCATGGAAATTCTGGACGACAGAATGGTGGATGGCTTCCAGGCACTGCTCATGACCTCAAAGCCCATGCTTAGAACCTTTGACCACGTCTTCCA CCTTAAACATGTCTCCAAACTGCAAAGTGCCTGCAAGAAGATGCAGCTACTGAATGAGCTGATGGATCGAGGTGGGAATTatgtggctgcagctcttcccttcATTGTCTCACTGCTGACCCGTGGGCTGGCCAGAAGAGCGCTGCTTGTGGCTCACTCCTTGCCTAATACCCCTGAG tggcCAATTGATACTGAACCCCCAAAACACAAGGACGTTGGATCTCTGATGTTTGGGATCCTGTTTGTCCCTGATTTTGCTGCTAGCACGCTAGAGAAGGGACCACAGGCTGATCGCCCTGAG GCTGCGGATTTCCGGACTTTCTGGGGGGAGAAGTCTGAGCTGCGACGATTCCAGGATGGTTCTATCTGCGAGGCAGTGGTGTGGGAGGCCAGCACCATCTGTCAGAAACGTCTCATTCCTGAGCAGATTGTCAGGCACCTACTGAAGCT CCATGCGGACATTCCTGAATCATCCATCTGCTACACAGGAGCGCTGCTGGAGTCTGTGATCAAGAACGGGAAAGAG GCATTAGGGACGGGTGAGGAGGACATGGTCAGCGTTGTCTGCTCCTATGATGACCTGAGCCGCAAGCTGTGGAACCTGGAGGGGCTGCCGCTAACAGTGACAGCTGTACAGGGTGTCCACCCGGCCCTTCGTTACACAGAT GTCTTCCCTCCCATTCCCATGAAGCCAATTTACTCCTTCCATAAGCAAGTCAAGACAAGGCACTTGCTGCTTCCTTCAGAGGAGAAGCCTTGTCCTGCTTATATAACTCCGTTGAAAA TGATATGCCACATGGAAGGCAGTGGCCAGTGGCCACAGGACAAAGAAGCCATCAAGCGCATCAAGGCAGCTTTCCACCTCCAGCTGGCTGagcttctccagcagcagcaccagttGATCTGCAGACCTGCAGTCACCCACACTGATGTATACAAG GATGGCTATGTTTTCCGTCTCCAAGTGGCCTACCATCGTGAGCCCCTAATCTTGAAGGAAGTAGTCACTCCAGAAGGGATGCTGAAGTACCAGGACACAGAGGAGTCTCagaggctggagctggagaCATTGCATCAGCCCTATTTAACCAGCTCCCTGCATGG gctccagcagcagcatcctgtcTTTGGCAGCACTTGCCGGCTGGCCAAGCGCTGGATCAGTGCCCAGCTCCTGAGTGACAGCATCTCTGAGGAGTGTGTGGACCTGCTTGTGGCATCTCTCTTCCTCCACCCAGCCCCCTTCATGCCACCCAG CTCTCCGCAGGTTGGGTTCTTGCGcttcctcaacctgctggcaacCTATGACTGGAGAAATAACCCGCTCATTGTCAACCTGAATGCTGGCCTCACAG ATGTTGACTGCACAGAGATCAAGAACAAGTTTGTGGCTGCTCGCTCTCGCCTTCCTGTCATGTTCATCGCCACCCCCAAAGACAAGTGGAACTCGATATGGACCCAGGAGCGACCCTCAGCGCAG ATCCTGCAGCGCCTTCTTGTGTTGGCCTCAGAGTCTGTCCGGGccctggaggagcagctcatGGATCCACTCAGCAGCCAGGATGTGAAG attGTCTTCCGCCCTCCTTTGGACCTCTATGATGTCCTCATCCACTTGAACGCAAATCAGATTCCTCGACATCTGGAAAGGGTGGACCGGCCAGTGAAGTCATTTTCCCGGGGAGTGGTGAAGAACAGTGCTGGAGTGAGGATCCTCTTTCCTGTGGTGGATTATGACCCTGTACAGTGCTACCTCCAGGACCTGAGA
- the NOL6 gene encoding nucleolar protein 6 isoform X2 has product MAGFKEPAEAAEAEEMEQGLHTPAPGATRGKKRKVAAPVPAPALQPVKLSRAELYKPPTNEELNQLKETEDLFHSSLLRLQIEELLKEVTLKETKKKKIDAFLHEINRLLSAIPETPETDITDQTWLPKDVKVPFLQVPFNVKGKFRFLPPDELSVVGSYLLGTCVKPEINVDVVVTMPREIFQDKDNLNQRYHRKRALYLAHIAQHLSKENLFGSVKFAYMNSNHLKPILLLRPQGKDEKLVTVRLHACPAPNFFKPSRFYPSKNNVRTAWFLEQSTPKEGAPEPATPHYNNSILCDTVLLSHLHFLSSVSTDFPGMKDGLALLKVWLNQRQLSKGLGCFSGFLVSMLVAYLVMKRKIVKVMSGYQVLRNVLQFLATTDLSMTGISLAKETDACLPTLDDFHHAFEVVFVDPSGLVNLCADMTASKYHQVQFEAKCSMEILDDRMVDGFQALLMTSKPMLRTFDHVFHLKHVSKLQSACKKMQLLNELMDRGGNYVAAALPFIVSLLTRGLARRALLVAHSLPNTPEWPIDTEPPKHKDVGSLMFGILFVPDFAASTLEKGPQADRPEAADFRTFWGEKSELRRFQDGSICEAVVWEASTICQKRLIPEQIVRHLLKLHADIPESSICYTGALLESVIKNGKEALGTGEEDMVSVVCSYDDLSRKLWNLEGLPLTVTAVQGVHPALRYTDVFPPIPMKPIYSFHKQVKTRHLLLPSEEKPCPAYITPLKMICHMEGSGQWPQDKEAIKRIKAAFHLQLAELLQQQHQLICRPAVTHTDVYKDGYVFRLQVAYHREPLILKEVVTPEGMLKYQDTEESQRLELETLHQPYLTSSLHGLQQQHPVFGSTCRLAKRWISAQLLSDSISEECVDLLVASLFLHPAPFMPPSSPQVGFLRFLNLLATYDWRNNPLIVNLNAGLTVNKVGSLLDQRAVFST; this is encoded by the exons ATGGCG ggCTTTAAGGAGCCAGCAGAAGCGGCGGAGGCCGAGGAGATGGAGCAGGGCTTGCACACCCCCGCGCCCGGCGCGACACGAGGCAAGAAGAGGAAGGTGGCGGCCCCAGTCCCGGCCCCAGCGCTGCAGCCGGTGAAACTGAGCCGGGCCGAACTGTACAAGCCTCCCACCAACGAGGAGCTGAACCAGCTGAAGGAGACGGAGGACCTTTTCCACTCCAGCCTGCTCCGCCTGCAG ATTGAAGAACTTCTAAAGGAGGTGACACTGAAGGagacaaagaagaagaagattGATGCTTTCCTCCATGAAATTAACCGCTTGTTGAGCGCCATCCCAGAGACTCCAGAAACTGAT ATCACTGACCAGACCTGGCTTCCCAAGGATGTGAAGGTGCCATTCCTGCAGGTGCCTTTTAATGTGAAGGGGAAGTTCCGCTTCCTTCCCCCAGATGAGCTGAGTGTGGTGGGCAGCTACCTGCTGGGCACCTGCGTTAAGCCGGAGATCAATGTGGATGTGGTGGTGACCATGCCACGG GAAATCTTCCAGGACAAAGACAACCTGAATCAGCGCTACCACCGCAAGAGAGCTCTATATCTGGCCCACATTGCCCAGCATTTATCAAAGGAGAATCTCTTTGGCAGCGTGAAGTTTGCCTACATGAACAGCAACCACCTCAAGCCCATTCTGCTCCTGAGGCCTCAAG GCAAGGATGAAAAGCTGGTTACTGTTCGACTTCATGCCTGTCCTGCCCCGAATTTCTTCAAGCCAAGCCGCTTTTATCCTAGCAAGAACAATGTCCGGACAGCCTGGTTCCTGGAGCAGAGCACACCCAAAGAAG GAGCTCCTGAGCCTGCCACCCCACACTACAACAACTCCATTCTCTGTGACACGGTGCTGCTGTCCCACCTGCACTTCTTGTCTAGCGTGTCCACTGACTTTCCAGGCATGAAGGATGGCCTGGCTCTTCTCAAAGTTTGGCTGAACCAGAGGCAGCTCAGCAAG GGCTTGGGATGCTTCAGTGGCTTTTTGGTCTCCATGCTTGTTGCCTACCTGGTGATGAAACGCAAGATTGTCAAGGTGATGAGTGGGTACCAGGTGCTGAGAAATGTCCTTCAGTTCCTAG CTACCACTGACCTGAGTATGACAGGGATCAGCCTTGCAAAGGAGACAGATGCCTGCCTG CCTACCCTGGATGACTTCCACCATGCATTTGAAGTGGTCTTTGTGGATCCCTCTGGACTGGTGAATCTCTGTGCGGATATGACTGCCAGCAAATATCACCAG GTTCAGTTTGAAGCCAAATGCTCCATGGAAATTCTGGACGACAGAATGGTGGATGGCTTCCAGGCACTGCTCATGACCTCAAAGCCCATGCTTAGAACCTTTGACCACGTCTTCCA CCTTAAACATGTCTCCAAACTGCAAAGTGCCTGCAAGAAGATGCAGCTACTGAATGAGCTGATGGATCGAGGTGGGAATTatgtggctgcagctcttcccttcATTGTCTCACTGCTGACCCGTGGGCTGGCCAGAAGAGCGCTGCTTGTGGCTCACTCCTTGCCTAATACCCCTGAG tggcCAATTGATACTGAACCCCCAAAACACAAGGACGTTGGATCTCTGATGTTTGGGATCCTGTTTGTCCCTGATTTTGCTGCTAGCACGCTAGAGAAGGGACCACAGGCTGATCGCCCTGAG GCTGCGGATTTCCGGACTTTCTGGGGGGAGAAGTCTGAGCTGCGACGATTCCAGGATGGTTCTATCTGCGAGGCAGTGGTGTGGGAGGCCAGCACCATCTGTCAGAAACGTCTCATTCCTGAGCAGATTGTCAGGCACCTACTGAAGCT CCATGCGGACATTCCTGAATCATCCATCTGCTACACAGGAGCGCTGCTGGAGTCTGTGATCAAGAACGGGAAAGAG GCATTAGGGACGGGTGAGGAGGACATGGTCAGCGTTGTCTGCTCCTATGATGACCTGAGCCGCAAGCTGTGGAACCTGGAGGGGCTGCCGCTAACAGTGACAGCTGTACAGGGTGTCCACCCGGCCCTTCGTTACACAGAT GTCTTCCCTCCCATTCCCATGAAGCCAATTTACTCCTTCCATAAGCAAGTCAAGACAAGGCACTTGCTGCTTCCTTCAGAGGAGAAGCCTTGTCCTGCTTATATAACTCCGTTGAAAA TGATATGCCACATGGAAGGCAGTGGCCAGTGGCCACAGGACAAAGAAGCCATCAAGCGCATCAAGGCAGCTTTCCACCTCCAGCTGGCTGagcttctccagcagcagcaccagttGATCTGCAGACCTGCAGTCACCCACACTGATGTATACAAG GATGGCTATGTTTTCCGTCTCCAAGTGGCCTACCATCGTGAGCCCCTAATCTTGAAGGAAGTAGTCACTCCAGAAGGGATGCTGAAGTACCAGGACACAGAGGAGTCTCagaggctggagctggagaCATTGCATCAGCCCTATTTAACCAGCTCCCTGCATGG gctccagcagcagcatcctgtcTTTGGCAGCACTTGCCGGCTGGCCAAGCGCTGGATCAGTGCCCAGCTCCTGAGTGACAGCATCTCTGAGGAGTGTGTGGACCTGCTTGTGGCATCTCTCTTCCTCCACCCAGCCCCCTTCATGCCACCCAG CTCTCCGCAGGTTGGGTTCTTGCGcttcctcaacctgctggcaacCTATGACTGGAGAAATAACCCGCTCATTGTCAACCTGAATGCTGGCCTCACAG TGAACAAAGTGGGAAGCCTTCTTGACCAAAGAGCtgttttttccacttaa